GCGGGCCTTGCAGCACCACGTTGCGCAGGTCGGATGCGCCGAATTGGAAGCGGATCGGCGGGCTTTCCGCCCACCAGCCGAGATCGAGCGCCGCTTCGTAAAGCGAGGGCACATCGTCGCTGCGGACCATCATGGAATAGATGCCGCCCGTGTCCCACGCCCGTGCGGCAGGCCGGATGGGTTCCTGATCGACGCCGGAAAAGCGCACGAAACGGATGCACCCAATATCGGCTTGCGGGGCACACCAGCGCTCGAAGCGGGCGGATGCTTCAGAGCCCAGTTCCCAATAATCCAGCTCTGTGCGGTCGACCTCGCCCGATACCACCAGCCGCCAATTCCCCGCCTCGCGGAACAGCACGGTGGCAGGTTCGAACTCGGCCACCGAGACGACAGCATCGGTCCAAGGCTCCACCCCGTAATCCGCCGCATCCTGTGCCGCGGCAGGCGCAGACATGAAGGCGGCCAAAAGGAAGCCGGCCCCTGCGCATGACAGGGACCGGCCGGAGATGGAGGATCTATTCACGATCTCAGTTGAAGCGGAAGCCCACATCGACGCCGAAGGTCAGCGGCGGTGCGGCATAGACCTGGTTTACGCTGGTGGTTGCGCGCCAGTAATCGCGGTCGGTCAGGTTCTTGCCCCAAAGGGTGAAGCGCCAGCGCTCATTCGCCGTTTCGAAACCGATGCGTGCATCGATGCGCAGCCCCGGATCGACCAGCGAGCCCGGCGTATTGGAGACGAGGGCGAAGCTCTCGTCTTCCCAGGCAAAATCCGCGCCGAAAAAGACATCGCCGGGGCCGGTGAAAATGTCGTAATTGAAGCCGATCAGGCCCTTCCATTCGGGCGCGTTTTTGAGCGACAGATCGAGCGCGCAATCCACGATCTGCTGTTCGTAATTGGCGGAGCCCGGCGTTGCCCCGCCGCAGGTCGGCCCTGCAGCGGTGGCGGTGGAGTTGGTCAAAAGGCCGGCCTGGTTGAAATTGACCTCGGTATATTCGCCGTCGATCCAGCTGGCATTGCCGTAGATGGTCAGGCCGGAAACGGGGCGAATGCTCGCCTCGATTTCCACGCCCTGGATTTCGGCCTCGCCCGCATTGATACGGGTGAAAGCGCCATTGGGCAGGGTGCCGCCAATCTGCAGGCCGGAGTAATCGTTGTAGAAATAGGTGGCGTTGAACGTACCGCGCCCGTCGAAGAACTGCGCGCGCACGCCGCCCTCAATGCTGTCGAGGCTTTCTTCATCCACCGGCGCGAAACAGGCCAGCGGGCTGAAGCAGTCCGGCGATCCGCCCGGCGTCTTGAAGCCGGTGGAATAGGAAGCATAAAGCAACAGGTCGTCGGTCAGCGAATAGTCGACCTTGGCCGTCCAGGTGATGTTATCGGTATCGAAATCGTTCTCGATCCCTGTGCCGAAGCCTGCCAGCGGGCCGCCCGCATTGCTCAGCACGGTGCGGTCTTCCGTCGTCCAGCGCAGGCCGCCCGTCAGGTTGAGCGCGCCGAGTTCCACCGTTCCCTGCCCGAAGAGCGCGAAGCTTTCCGTCTGCACGTCGATATCGAAGGGGAAGATGAAATCGAAGGCGATAAAGGCGTCTTCGGTGTAGTAATAAGCACCCGTCGTCAGGTTGAAGATGTCGCCGATTTCGGCGTTGATCAGCAATTCCTGGCTGAACTGGTCCTGGTCCGTCTGCTGGAAGAAGGGGAAGGAGATGTGCGTCGACAGCTCGTCCTCCAGCGTGCGGTAGGCGGTGATCGAGGTGATCGAGAAATTGTCATATTCCAGCATGGCTTGGAAAGACACGCCGAAAGCTTCCACATCGCTGCGGAAATCCGTGAAGCAGCCTACGGGCTGGAAACCGGCTGGCGTGAATTGCGAACAGGTCACGCCGGGAGCCGGCTCCACTGTGAAGATGTCGCCATCGCGGTCGGTCACAATGCCTGCGAAATCCGTCTCGTCTAGGATCGAGCTGGGCACGGGATCGGAATTGTCATCGGTATAGTCGACGATGGCAAGGAAGCTGAAGTTTTCGGTCAGCTCGCTATAAAGGCTGGCGCGCAGCGAGGTCACTTCCTCGTCACCCACCGTGGTGCCGGCAAGATTGGCGAAGTCGCCATTGGGGTTGAGCGTGAAATAGCCGTCGCGTTCACGGCGCAAAGCGGCAAAGCGCAATGCCGTGCTGTCACCGATGGCGACATTGCCGATCACGCGGCCCTGGAAGCGGTCGTAATTGCCGTAGCCAAGTTCCGCCTCGAAGGTGTTCTCGTCGAGCTGCGGGCGCACCGAGCTGACCTTGATCGCGCCGCCAGTGGTGTTGCGACCATAGAGCGTGCCCTGCGGGCCGCGCAGCACTTCGACCTGGTCGATGTCCAGCAGGTCCACCAGCGAGCCGACGGTGCGGCCGAGATAGACATTATCGATATAGATGCCGACGGCCGGGTCGATCCCGCCGCGCGATTCGTCCTCGCCGATACCGCGGAAGAAGATGCGGGCCGAGTTGGCGGTGCCCGTGCCGGTGGAGATCACTGCGCTGGGGATCTGGTTCTGCAGGTCGTTGGCATCGGCAATCTGCAAATCCTGCAGCGCGTCGCCGCCAAGGGCGGTCACGGCGGCGGGCACATCCTGCAAGTCCTGCTCGCGGCGCTGTGCGGTCACGATGATCGCGTTATCGACGAGCTCGTCGTCCTCTTCGGTCTGCTCGGGCTGGCCGACGGTGTCCTGCGCGAGGGCAGGCACACCCGCCATCAGTGCGGTTCCGGCAATGGCCAGCATCATCGGCTTTGCTGTGCTCGTCAGCAGGCGGACCTTCAACATACGCTCACTCCCTAAGTTGTCGCGTTCTAAGGTTCTGGTGCAACAATATTTGTCCGGACAACTATGGCGGACGCGAAAATTGCGCCAACAACTCGCGCGGCCCTAGGCACAATTTATGGTTGTGGTGACGTCACTGCCACACCCCTGTCAGGCGACATGCTGTTCTTCGGGCACCAGTTCGCGCCACACCTGATGCACCAATTCGCGGAAATAACGGGCAAAGCTCTGCTGCTCGGTTTCCTTGCGCACGGCCAGATAGGCAACGCGCTCCGACGTGAAGGGGGTATCCTCGATCAGTGTGAAAAGCCCGGTCTCGTTCTCTTGCGAGAACAGCTCGGGCGACAGCAATCCGATCCCGTTACTGGAGGCGATAAGCGACTTGACCAGCAGGATCGAATTCAGGTCGATGATATTGGTGGGCGGCGCGATACCGCGCGACAGGAAGGTCTGGCATACGCGCTCCCATTGCTCGATCAGCTGCATCGAGATGCACCAACTGTAATCGGTGAGATCTTCCAGATCGAGCGATGCCTTGCGTGTGATCGGATGATCCCTGCGCACGGTCAGCACATCGCGCTCTATGAAAAGCGGAGTGCGCTCGATCACGCTATCGGCGGGAAGGGCAGTGGGCGGCGCGCTGATGACGAGTTCCAGATCGCCGGCTGCCAGCTGGCGATAAAGCTCGCCCGATTGGCCGCTGGCGATGGATACTGTGACCTGCGGATGGCGCTCTTTGAAGCGGCGCACCGCTTCCGGTCCGATCCGAACAAGTAGCGACCAGCCTAGGCCGACGCGCAAATAGCCGCGCCCGGCCCCGCGCATCGCTTCGAGCTCGGCAGCAGCCATGCGGCTTTCGGCGACGATGGCATGCGCACGGCGTGCCAGCACTTCGCCGAAGCGCGTGGGCGTTGCACCGAAACTGCTCCGTTCGAACAAGGGCACGCCCAGTTCTTCCTCCAGCCGTGCGATACTCTTGGAGACGGCCTGCTGGCTCACACCATTGGCGCTTGCCGCGCCCGAAAACGTGCCGTGGTCGTAGACGGCAATAAAATGCGCCAGCTTCTGCGGATCGAGCGTCGCGCGGCTGACGGCGGTGCGGAGGTCCGGCTTGGCCATGTGCCGTTCCTGTCACAAACACGAGTTGTAGTGAAGGACAATCATGTTGTTTGTCCGGACGCAACGGACCTGTGATTTGTCCGGACAAATTGTGGGGAGTGCCTGCCGCGTGACTTATCAGATCCTCGTCTATGCGCATTTGCTGCTGTTCGTGCTGTGGCTGGGCGCGGATGTCGGCGTGTTCCTGCTGGGGCAGCATTTTCGCAAGCGCAACCAGTACACGCTCGACCAGCGCATCGCGCTGCTGAAGCTGCTGGTGCTGGTCGACATGGTGCCACGCAGCGCATGGGCGCTGATGGTGCCGCTCTCGCTCAGCGTGGTGGATGCGGGCATGTATTGGGATGTGCCGGGCTGGCTGCATATCGGCGCCTGGGTGGTCGGCCTGTTCTGGCTGTGGCTGGTGTGGGATGCGCATAATCACGACATGACGCCGCGCGCCGCGCGCAATCGCAGCATCGAAGGCTGGCTGCGCTGGATCGTGGGCGGGTTCTATCTCTGGCTGGGCGGACAAAGCCTGCTAACCGGCGCACCGCTGGCGATGGACTGGCTGGCGTGGAAAGCGCTGCTGTTCGGTTTCATCTTCGTCGCCGCGATCATGATCGATGTGACGTTCAAGCCGGTCGGCAAGCAGTTGACCGCCGTGCTGGAACAGGGGTCGAGCGACGAGACCGAACTGCCGTTGCTGCGCACGATGAACCGCACGCGCATCTGGGTGTGGACGGTTTACCTACTGCTGCTGGTCACCGCATTTCTCGGCAATGTGAAGCCTTTCTGACACGCGCTGGCAGCTTCCGGCCCGATATCCACCGCCGAACGTATTTCGGACTTGACCAATTTGTCCGGACAAATATCAATTGGCGTGTGGGCCCTTCGGGGAAATGGGAGGATGACATGAAAACATACCTGAAAACCGCTCTGCTTGCCGCCACGGTGATGAGCTCTACCACGGCGTTTGCGCAGGAAACCGGCGTCACCGAAGAGAGCGCGGACGACGATCGCACCGGCAACCAGATCATCGTGACCGCGCGTAAGCGTGAGGAGACGGTGCAGGAAGTGCCGACCACGGTCGCCGTTACCACTGCGGAGACGATCGAGGCGTTGGGCCTCGACAATCTTCAGGATATCGCCCGCACCACGCCCGGCCTGATTTTCGATGACAGCCTGGGCCGCGACGGCAATCGCCCGGTGATCCGCGGGCAGGCCAACATCCTCGGCGACTCAGGCGTCGCCTATTTCATCGACGGCATCTATTACACGGGCAGCCTTGCCGATTACGATGTCGATACGATTGAACGGATCGAAGTGGTCAAAGGCCCGCAAAGCGCGCTGTATGGTCGCAACACCTATTCCGGCGCGATCAACATCATTTCGCGCGCGCCCACCGATTTCTGGGAAGGCCGCGTTACCGCCGATATCTCCGAAAATGACCGGTACGAGCTGACCGCCGGCCTTCGCGGCCCGGTGTCGGACGGCCTCTCGCTGGGCATCAACGGCCGCTATTTCACCAATGGCGGCGAGTTCGTGAACCAGTTCGATGGCGAGACGGTGGGCCAGCAGGAAAGCTATTCGCTTTCCAGCATCCTGCGCTGGGACAATGGCGGCGATTTCCGCGCCCAGCTGCGCGGCTATTACAACCGTACCGATGATGGCCAGCCCGCGATCTTCTCGCAGCCGACCACGGAGAACAACTGCATCTTCGATGATGGCGCGCTGTATGGCGGCGGTGGCCGCTATTTCTGCGGCGTGATCGAGCCGGGCGAGATCAACACCGATTACACACGCCAGTTCGCCAATCCCGAAGATGTCGGCATCGAAGCGGACACGTACAATGTCAGCCTGCGCATGGAATACGACCTGACGCCGGACCTCACGCTGGTCTCGCTGTCGGGCTATAACGACCGCACCCAAACGACGCTGACCGATGGCGATTACGGCCCGAACAGCTTCCAGACGGCTGTTTTCGCGCGCTTTCCTGCCGGTCCGCCTGATTTTTCCAGCGGTCGTCCGGTTTTCCCATTTGCGTTCGTAGGAACGACGGTCGACTTCAGCTTCGCCAATCGCCGTGAAGTCAGCGATTTTTCGCAGGAGCTGCGGCTGGAATATCAGGGCGACCTGTTCGATTTCATCCTCGGCGGATATTATTTCGACCAGAGCGATGACAACTTCTCGATCCGCGAAGTGCCAGCAGATGCAGCGGCGCGTGCAGGGGCCAGCTTCGGCGCAGCCTTCGCGAACGAGCAGGCGATTTGCGCTGCCAATCCGATCTGCGGGTCGGTAGTTCCGTTCTTCGGCCCCTCCACGCCGGAGGACCGCAGCGAGAACCTGTTCGACATCCGCAACATCGCCAGCTTCGCGGCGCTCACCATCCATGTGACGCCGACTTTCAATATCGGCCTTGAGGGTCGCTATTCCGAAGAGACGATCGAAGAGGAAATCTACGATTTCGATGAAGGCGATCCGCGTCCTGTCCCTATCGTCGCGCAGCAGGTCTACCGCTCGTTCACGCCGCGCGTGACGCTCGACTGGGCGGTGACGCCCGATCACCTGCTTTATGGCATCTATGCTGAGGGGCAGAAGCCGGGCGGCTTCAATGGCGCGTTGGCCATCGCCGCGGGCGTCCCGACATATGACGAGGAAAACAACACGAGTTGGGAAATCGGCAGCAAGAACGCGCTGTTCAATGACAATGTGATCTTCAACATTGCCGGGTTCTACACCGACATCGAAGGCTACCAGCTGACGCAGAACATTTCCGTTCCGCCGAATCAGGTCAGCACGATCGTCAATGCGGGCGATGCCGAAATCCTCGGCCTGGAGGTCGAAACGATTGCGCGCCTAGGGGACAACATCACGCTCACGGCCAACTATGCGCTCGCCGACAGCGAGTTCACCTCCGGCTTCGACGAGAACGAAGGCGTGCTCAACGATGTGCGCGACAATGGCCTTGTCGATTGCTCCATCGGTGACGAGTTCCCCGATGTGCCGGACTGCCAGAGCCTGTTCGGCAGCATCGAGGGGCGCCGCATTCCGCGCGCGCCGGTGCATCGGATTTTCGCCGATGCCGCTTTCACCATGCCGCTGGGCGCCAGCGACTGGAACCTGTTTGCCGGCGGCAATGTGACCTACACATCCAGCAGCTTCGCGCAGGTCCACAACCTTGCAGAAACGGGAGATTCGACCGTCGTGGATTTCCGCGCCGGGGTGGAGAACGGGCGCTATCGCCTGCATTTCTACGTCGATAATGCCTTCGATGAAGACGCTGTCGGTCAGATCCTTCGCTATGCGGATGCCGACAACAATTTCCGCCGCAGCTTCGTCGCGGGCCTACGCCCGGGACGCCGCTTCGGGGTGATCCTCTCGGCAGGATTCTAAGAGCGCCAACAGAGCGTTCGCAAGAAAGGGCGGCAACTTCGGTTGCCGCCCTTTTTCTTCGCAAGACCTGCGAAGCGCCCCCCACTACCGAGCTATCGGCAGCGGAGGCGCTTCGGTAAATCAGTGACCGGAATGGCTTTCGCCCGTTTCGCCATTCGCCGCAGCCTCGGCGCGGGCACGGTCGGTCAGCAGCTTGAACTTGGTCCACGTCGTTTCATTGGGACGAGTATCGTCCAGCGGCGGCGCGGTTTCGTATTCGGGGTAGTTCTCGCGGATCTCGTCGATCATTATCTGCGGCAATTCCTCGAACCCGCCGGGCAGCTTGCGACCCATGAAGTTGAACACCATCAGGCCGGGCCGTCCGCCCATTTCCATCCAAGGCATGAATTGCGAAATGCGCACCCAGCTGACCATCGGGTAGGCCACCGGATGGTTCACCGGATCGAACAGCTCGTCGGCATTGGCGGCGAAGTCGAAAATCTCCATCGCGTGATACATGTTGCCGACATAGTCCTGGTAATCGCCAGCCAGCGGGTTGCGATAGAAGAGCGGCACTTCGAACGGCATGAAGACGTAGGGGCCCTCCACGCGGAAATCGCCGAAGCGGCGGCTGGGATTGCCTTCCTCGTCACGCGCCCAGCTTGGGCCGTTATTCACCGGATCGTTGTGGATCTGCATGACGTCCACCGTCTCGCCGCTCCACGGATTTTCCCACGTATCCACGATCTCGCCGGTCTGCGGGTCGATGTAAAACAGCACCTCGCGGCTGACGATGCGATAGCCGGGGCCGCGCACGGGATCGTCATAGAACAGGCAGGCGCGCACATTCATGCCTTCGCCACGGAACAGCAGACGGTCCCGCTCTCCCGGCACGCGCGAATAGATGTTGCCGGAGAAGTGGTAGACAACCTCGTCGCCATGTTCTGCTCCGCACTGCACGCGGGCGCTGATACGGTTGAAATCGTCCGGATCGTTGGGATCCAGCATTTGCGCGGTGGCTGGCGCTGCCGCCATTCCCGAAAGGACCGTGGCTGCGGCGAGCGCGGCGAGTGACTTGCGAATTCCCATCATCATACCTCCCGATGTGCAAATTTGTCCGGACAAATTCTGCGATTCTGTCTTGACTTTAGATTTGTCCGGACAAATTGTGAAGCTGAAACAGGATAAGAAATTTGCGGAGAGAATCGACGGACGTGTTTGCCGCCAGCAGCCTTCTTTTTGTGCCCGGCGGCAGGCCGGATCGTTTCGCAAAAGCGCGCGCTGCGGGCGCGGGTTTGACCGTGATCGATTGCGAAGATGCCGTGCCTGCGGGCGAGAAAGATGCCGCGCGCCGCGCCGCGCTGGAAGCGATTGCCGGGGACCGTGAGGGCTTCGCGCTGCGCATGAACGGTGTGGCCACCGATGCGGGGCAGGCAGACCTTGCCGAACTGTCCGCGACCGGTACGCTGCCCGCTACGATGCTTGTCCCCATGGTGGAAAGCGCCGAAGAGCTGACGGAAATCCGCAATACGCTGGGCGAACGCTGCCCGCGCCTGATTCCGCTGATCGAGACGCCGCGCGGCCTGCGCCATGCGCTCACCATTGCCAGCGCGGACAAAATCGACGCCGTGTTCTTCGGCGGCGGCGATTTTGCCGGAGAACTGGGCGTCGCGCTGTCTTGGGAGCCGCTTTTGCTTGCCCGCCAGCAGATCATCCTCGCCTGCGCCGAAGCGCGCGTGCCCGCGATAGATGTGCCCTTCATCCATCTCGACGATGTGGACGGTCTGGCAGAAGAATGCCGCCGCGCCCGCGCGCTGGGCTTCGCTGCCAAAGCGGCCATCCATCCCGCTCAGGTCGAGGCCATCGAGGCGGTCTTCTCGCCAACGCAAGAAGAGATCGTGGAAGCGGCAGAAGCGCTCGCCGCCTTCGAACAGGCCGGGGGCCGCGCCATCCGCCATCAGGGGCGGATGCTGGAAGCGCCGCTCGTCAAACATTACCGCGCGATCATCGCGCGCTCACAAGGACAGATCCATGCGTGACGGCGTTATCGAAGTTTCCCCCGGCCGCTTTCGCGAAGTGCAGGGCCGCTATTTCGAGGATTTCGTCGAAGGGCATGTCTACGAACATCGCCCCGGACGGACCATCACCGATGCCGACAATGTGTGGTTCACGCTGTTGACGATGAACACGCACCCCGCGCATTTCGACTACGAACTTTCCAAGGACACCGAATTCGGCAAGCCGCTGGTTGTCAGCCCGTTCACCATCGCGCTGATGACGGGCATGAGTGTTTCCGACACCAGCGGCAAGGCCATCGCCAATCTCGGCTGGGACGAGGTGCGCATGACGCATCCGCTTTTCGTGGGCGATACGCTGTATTGCGAAAGCGAAGTGCTGGAAAAGCGCGAAAGCAAGAGCCGCCCCAACCAGGGCATCGTGACGTTCAAGACCACCGCGAAGAACCAGAACGGCGATGTGTGCGCGCATTACAAGCGCACCGTGCTGGTTTGGAAGCGCGGCCATGGCAATCTGGACAATTAAGGAAACCGATATGGCCACCGCCCCCTTGATGGACGCGCCCACCCGCACGATCGACCCGCAAGAGGAAGAGGCGTTCATGGACGCCATCGACCGCTGGCTGGAGCGGTCGGTCATCCCGGTCATCAAGCACCACGACCATAACGATATCTGGCCCGAGGCGCTGGTGCACGAAATGGCCGACATGGGCCTGTTCGGGGCCACGATCGGCCAGGACTATGGCGGGCTGGGCCTGCCGGCGACGACCTATGCCAAGATCGTGATGAAAATCTCCAGCCACTGGATGGCGATCACCGGCATCTTTAACTCGCACCTTATCATGGCCGCCGCGGTCGAGCGGTTCGGCACCGAAGAGCAGAAGGCGAAATGGCTGCCAAAATTTGCGACCGGCGAACTGCGCGGCGGTCTCGCTCTGACCGAACCCAATGCCGGCACGGATCTGCAGGCCATCCGCACCACGGCGCGCCGCGACGGCGACGACTACATCATAAACGGCACGAAGACGTGGATTTCGAACGCGGTGAACGGCGACTGTTTTGCGCTGATCGCAAAGACCGATCCTGATGCCGATCCGCGTTACAAAGGGATGAGCCTGTTCATCGTCGACAAAAGGGAAGGCAGCGGCCTCTCGGTCGGCAAGAAGTTCGACAAGCTCGGCTACAAGGCCATCGATTCCGCCGAGCTTGTGATGGAAGATTATCGCGTGCCCGCAGACCAGCTGATCGGCGGCGTGGAAGGGCAGGGCTTTTTCCAGGCAACCGGCGGGCTGGAACTGGGCCGCATCAATGTCGCCGCGCGCGGGGTCGGTCTGGCAGAGGGCGCGCTGCGCCATGCCACGCAATATGCGCAGGAGCGCGAGACGATGGGTAAGCCTATCGCCCAGCACCAGGCGATCCAGCTGAAAATCGGCGACATGGCCACCCGCGCCCGCGCTGCCCGCCTGCTGACGATGGATGCCGCCGAAGCCTACGACAAGGGCGAGCGCTGCGACATGGAAGCCGGCATGGCGAAGTATTTCGCGTCAGAAGCCGCTACCGAAAACAGCCAGGAAGCCATGCGTATCTACGGCGGCTATTCCTATTCCAAGGAATACGACATCGAACGCTATTACCGCGACAGCCTGCTTATGTGCATCGGCGAGGGCACGAATGAAGTGCAGCGCATGATTATCGCCAAGCAGCATCTCAAGAAAAACGCGATCTGACCGGCTCCGTGACGGCTGACCTGCCCCTCAAAGGCTTCCGCATCCTGAGCGCCGAGCAATATGGCGCAGGGCCTTACGGCACGATGCACCTGGCGCAGATGGGCGCCGACGTCATCAAGATCGAACCGCCCCGGCGGAACGGGAAGGGCGGGGGCGATACGGCGCGCGCGGTCGGGCCGCATTTCCTGCGCGACGGCGAAAGCCTCTATTTCCAGAGCTTCAATTACAACAAGCGTTCGCTCACCCTCGACCTGCGAACGGAACAGGGGCAGGCGGTGCTGCACAGCCTTGTGGCAGAGAGCCATGCGGTCGCGAACAATATGCGAGGCGACCTTCCGGCGAAGCTGGGTCTCGATTACGCGTCCCTGCGCGACATCAATCCCGCCGTGGTCTGCGCACATCTGTCCGCCTATGGCCGCGACAATGCGCGCGCCAAATGGCCGGGTTATGATTACCTGGTGCAAGCCGAGGCGGGCTATTGCCAGATGACCGGCGAACCCGGCGGAGAGCCGCAGCGCATGGGGCTTTCCATGGTCGATTTCATGACCGGCTGCATCTTCACCATCGGCCTGCTTGCAGCCCTGCTCGATGCGCAGCGCAGCGGCAGGGGGCGCGATGTCGATACCGATCTCTACTCCGCCGGCCTGCACCAGACCAGCTACCCTGCGCTCTGGTACATAAACGAAGGCGACGAAACCCAGCGCACACCGCGCAGCGCGCATCCCACCGCGACTCCCAGCCAGATGTTCAAGGCCAAGGACGGCTGGATGTTCGTGATGTGCCAGCTCCCCAAGTTCTGGGACATTTTGTGCGAGCGAATCGGGCGTGAAGACCTGCTGGCGGACAAGCGCTTTACGACCAATGCCGATCGCCTCGCCAACCGCGACGCGTTGACCGAACTGCTCGACGCGCATTTCGAAACGCAGCCCATGGCGCATTGGCAGGAGCTGCTCGGCGGCCATGTGCCGGTCGCGCCGGTCTACGAGCTCAGCGACGCGCTCGACAATCCGTGGGCGCACGAGGTGGGCATGCGGCAGACCATAGCCCATCCCGACAAGGCGGCGATGCACACGCTCGCCAGCCCGATCCGGCTGGACGGCCAGCGCCTCGAAAACCGCGCCGCGCCGCTGCTTGGCGCCGATACCGACGCGATCCTGGCCGAAGTCGGCTATGACGAGGATGCCATTGCGGCGCTGCGCGAAGGCGGTATCGTCTAGGCATCATGGGCAAACTATCGGGCATCACCGTCCTCGACCTGACGCTGTTCCTGCCGGGGCCGATGATGACGCGGCTGATGGCCGACCAAGGCGCGCGGGTCATAAAGATCGAACCGCCCACCGGCGATCCGGCGCGGGCGATGGAGCCCTTCGAAGGCGGCCACTCGGTATGGTTTGCCAATTGCAATCGCGGCAAGCAAAGCCGCGCGCTGGACCTCAAATCGGACGAAGGCCGTCTCGCGCTCACCGCGCTGATTGCCGAGGCCGATGTCTTCGTCGAAGGTTTTCGGCCCGGCGTGATGAAGCGGCTGGGCTTCGGTTACGACAATGTGCGCGCGATCAATCCGGCCATCATCTATTGTTCGATATCGGCTTTCGGGCAGGATGGCGCGCTGGCGCATCATCCCGCGCATGACATGGCAGTACAGGCGCTGACGGGGCACATGTCGCTGAACGATGGGCCCGACGGCACGCCCGTGGTGCCCGGCGTACCCTCGGCCGATCTCGCAGCCAGCCTCACCGCGCTCTCGGCCGTGCTGATGGCGCTGATCGGGCGCGAGCGGACGGGCGAGGGCGACTATATCGATTGCGCCATGTTCGACAGCCTGCTGCCATGGATCACCCACGTTGCAGGGGATGCCATTGCAGGCGGGGATAGCCCGAAAAGCAGCGAGCAGCGCTCCACCGGTGGCGCGGCGATGTACCAGGTCTATGCCACGTCGGATGGCAAGCATGTGACGCTTGCCGGGCGCGAACCGAAATTTGCCGCGAACCTGCTGACGGCGCTGGGTCGCGAA
This sequence is a window from Aurantiacibacter gangjinensis. Protein-coding genes within it:
- a CDS encoding TonB-dependent receptor, producing MLKVRLLTSTAKPMMLAIAGTALMAGVPALAQDTVGQPEQTEEDDELVDNAIIVTAQRREQDLQDVPAAVTALGGDALQDLQIADANDLQNQIPSAVISTGTGTANSARIFFRGIGEDESRGGIDPAVGIYIDNVYLGRTVGSLVDLLDIDQVEVLRGPQGTLYGRNTTGGAIKVSSVRPQLDENTFEAELGYGNYDRFQGRVIGNVAIGDSTALRFAALRRERDGYFTLNPNGDFANLAGTTVGDEEVTSLRASLYSELTENFSFLAIVDYTDDNSDPVPSSILDETDFAGIVTDRDGDIFTVEPAPGVTCSQFTPAGFQPVGCFTDFRSDVEAFGVSFQAMLEYDNFSITSITAYRTLEDELSTHISFPFFQQTDQDQFSQELLINAEIGDIFNLTTGAYYYTEDAFIAFDFIFPFDIDVQTESFALFGQGTVELGALNLTGGLRWTTEDRTVLSNAGGPLAGFGTGIENDFDTDNITWTAKVDYSLTDDLLLYASYSTGFKTPGGSPDCFSPLACFAPVDEESLDSIEGGVRAQFFDGRGTFNATYFYNDYSGLQIGGTLPNGAFTRINAGEAEIQGVEIEASIRPVSGLTIYGNASWIDGEYTEVNFNQAGLLTNSTATAAGPTCGGATPGSANYEQQIVDCALDLSLKNAPEWKGLIGFNYDIFTGPGDVFFGADFAWEDESFALVSNTPGSLVDPGLRIDARIGFETANERWRFTLWGKNLTDRDYWRATTSVNQVYAAPPLTFGVDVGFRFN
- a CDS encoding LysR family transcriptional regulator, whose product is MAKPDLRTAVSRATLDPQKLAHFIAVYDHGTFSGAASANGVSQQAVSKSIARLEEELGVPLFERSSFGATPTRFGEVLARRAHAIVAESRMAAAELEAMRGAGRGYLRVGLGWSLLVRIGPEAVRRFKERHPQVTVSIASGQSGELYRQLAAGDLELVISAPPTALPADSVIERTPLFIERDVLTVRRDHPITRKASLDLEDLTDYSWCISMQLIEQWERVCQTFLSRGIAPPTNIIDLNSILLVKSLIASSNGIGLLSPELFSQENETGLFTLIEDTPFTSERVAYLAVRKETEQQSFARYFRELVHQVWRELVPEEQHVA
- a CDS encoding TonB-dependent receptor, with the protein product MKTYLKTALLAATVMSSTTAFAQETGVTEESADDDRTGNQIIVTARKREETVQEVPTTVAVTTAETIEALGLDNLQDIARTTPGLIFDDSLGRDGNRPVIRGQANILGDSGVAYFIDGIYYTGSLADYDVDTIERIEVVKGPQSALYGRNTYSGAINIISRAPTDFWEGRVTADISENDRYELTAGLRGPVSDGLSLGINGRYFTNGGEFVNQFDGETVGQQESYSLSSILRWDNGGDFRAQLRGYYNRTDDGQPAIFSQPTTENNCIFDDGALYGGGGRYFCGVIEPGEINTDYTRQFANPEDVGIEADTYNVSLRMEYDLTPDLTLVSLSGYNDRTQTTLTDGDYGPNSFQTAVFARFPAGPPDFSSGRPVFPFAFVGTTVDFSFANRREVSDFSQELRLEYQGDLFDFILGGYYFDQSDDNFSIREVPADAAARAGASFGAAFANEQAICAANPICGSVVPFFGPSTPEDRSENLFDIRNIASFAALTIHVTPTFNIGLEGRYSEETIEEEIYDFDEGDPRPVPIVAQQVYRSFTPRVTLDWAVTPDHLLYGIYAEGQKPGGFNGALAIAAGVPTYDEENNTSWEIGSKNALFNDNVIFNIAGFYTDIEGYQLTQNISVPPNQVSTIVNAGDAEILGLEVETIARLGDNITLTANYALADSEFTSGFDENEGVLNDVRDNGLVDCSIGDEFPDVPDCQSLFGSIEGRRIPRAPVHRIFADAAFTMPLGASDWNLFAGGNVTYTSSSFAQVHNLAETGDSTVVDFRAGVENGRYRLHFYVDNAFDEDAVGQILRYADADNNFRRSFVAGLRPGRRFGVILSAGF
- a CDS encoding DUF1838 family protein produces the protein MMMGIRKSLAALAAATVLSGMAAAPATAQMLDPNDPDDFNRISARVQCGAEHGDEVVYHFSGNIYSRVPGERDRLLFRGEGMNVRACLFYDDPVRGPGYRIVSREVLFYIDPQTGEIVDTWENPWSGETVDVMQIHNDPVNNGPSWARDEEGNPSRRFGDFRVEGPYVFMPFEVPLFYRNPLAGDYQDYVGNMYHAMEIFDFAANADELFDPVNHPVAYPMVSWVRISQFMPWMEMGGRPGLMVFNFMGRKLPGGFEELPQIMIDEIRENYPEYETAPPLDDTRPNETTWTKFKLLTDRARAEAAANGETGESHSGH
- a CDS encoding HpcH/HpaI aldolase/citrate lyase family protein — translated: MRRESTDVFAASSLLFVPGGRPDRFAKARAAGAGLTVIDCEDAVPAGEKDAARRAALEAIAGDREGFALRMNGVATDAGQADLAELSATGTLPATMLVPMVESAEELTEIRNTLGERCPRLIPLIETPRGLRHALTIASADKIDAVFFGGGDFAGELGVALSWEPLLLARQQIILACAEARVPAIDVPFIHLDDVDGLAEECRRARALGFAAKAAIHPAQVEAIEAVFSPTQEEIVEAAEALAAFEQAGGRAIRHQGRMLEAPLVKHYRAIIARSQGQIHA
- a CDS encoding MaoC family dehydratase; amino-acid sequence: MRDGVIEVSPGRFREVQGRYFEDFVEGHVYEHRPGRTITDADNVWFTLLTMNTHPAHFDYELSKDTEFGKPLVVSPFTIALMTGMSVSDTSGKAIANLGWDEVRMTHPLFVGDTLYCESEVLEKRESKSRPNQGIVTFKTTAKNQNGDVCAHYKRTVLVWKRGHGNLDN